In Sphingomonas sp. SUN019, the genomic window TTAATTTCCACGATGCGCGCGGCGCGCTGACGCGACCCTATGCGTTCGCCGAACTGCAGCGCGATGCGAAAGCCGCGGCCTACCGCCTGATCGCGACGGGCGTACAGCCCGAGGATCGCGTTGCGCTGGTCGCCGAAACCAGCGCCGAATTCGCGGCGCTGTTCTTCGGCACGATCTACGCCGGGGCCTGGCCCGTGCCGCTGCCGCTGCCCACGTCTTTCGGCGGCAAGGATTCGTATATCGATCAGCTTCGCGTTCAACTTTCCAGCTGTGATCCGGTGATGCTGATCTATCCGCCAGAACTCGCGGAAATGGCGGGGACCGCGGCGGAAATCGCGGGAACGAAGGGCGTCGACTGGGCCGACCTGCTCGCTCGGCCCGCGCCGGAAGTCGCGCTGCCGCAGGCGACCGGCGACGACATCGCGTATCTGCAATATTCCAGCGGCTCGACACGCTTTCCGCACGGCGTCGCAATCACGCACCACGCCTTGCTCAACAACCTCGCGGCGCACAGCCACGGGATGGAATTGATCGACAGCGACCGGTGCATCTCCTGGCTGCCGTGGTATCACGACATGGGCCTTGTCGGCTGTTTCCTGTCGCCGATCGCCAATCAGGTTTCGACCGATTATCTGAAGACGGAGGATTTCGCGCGCCGCCCGCTCGCGTGGCTCGACATGATCAGCCGCAATACCGGCACCTCGATCAGCTATTCGCCGACCTTCGGCTACGACATCTGCTCGCGCCGCATGTCGAGCGTGACGAAGGCCTCGGCCCGGTTCGATCTGTCGCGCTGGCGGCTCGCGGGCAACGGCGCCGACATGATCCGCCCCGACGTGATGCAGGGTTTCGTCGACGCCTTCGCCGACGCCGGGTTCAAGGCCAGCGCCTTTCTGCCGAGCTACGGCCTCGCCGAGGCGACGCTGGCCGTCTCGATCATGCCGCCGGGCGAGGGCATCCGAGTCGAGCTGGTCGAGGAAACGCAATTGTCGGGCGTCCCCGCCGGACAGGATCGCCCGCAACGCTACCGCGCGATCGTCAATTGCGGAAAGCCGGTTCGCGACATGACGATCCAGATCCGCGAAGAAGACGGCACGCCGCTTCCCGAACGTGCGATCGGCAAGGTCTGGTGCACGGGTCCGTCGGTGATGGTCGGCTATTTCCGCGACGAAACCGCGACCGACGCCTGTCTCGTCGACGGATGGCTAGACACCGGCGACATGGGATATCTCAGCGACGGTTACATCTACATCGTCGGCCGCGCCAAGGACATGATCATCGTCAACGGCCGCAACCACTGGCCGCAGGACATCGAATGGGCGGTGGAGCAGCTTCCCGGCTTCAAGCAGGGCGACATCGCCGCCTTCGCGATCACCACGCCGGGCGGCGAGGAAACCCCCGCCGTCCTCGTCCAGTGCCGCACCTCGGACGACGCCGAGCGCCGCCGCCTGCACGACGAAATCCGTGACCGCGTGCGTTCGGTGACCGGCATGAACTGCGTCATCGAACTGATCCCGCCGCGCACGCTGCCCCGCACCTCATCGGGCAAGCTCAGCCGCGCCAAGGCGCGCAACCTGTACCTCAGCGGCGACATCAAGCCGTACGATATCGCAGCGTAGCTGCGGGCGACATGGGATTGCGCAAGCAATCCCATGTCTCGCCAAGGCGGGCGGCGAGACCGGCAACGCCGGTCACGTCCGACGGCGTGGCGTCGAACCGAGCGATAGAGGCCACGACAATCAATCCTCCTCCGCAAGACGGGGATCGATCGCTCATCTTAATCCTTCCGCAATCTTGCCCCGAAACGATTGCGAAACCGCCTTCGCGCTAACATCGCGACGTGACCATCGCTCAAACCGCCGTTCGCCACCCCGCCGTTCCGCTCGGGCCGCTGCTCGGGCTGCGGGAAGACGACGATCCCGCCCGCTGGTCGCGCATCCGTGCGACGCAATTATACGCCGGACGGCAGCTCGCCTTGTTCATGCTCGCCGCCAACGTCGTGGGCGCGGCGATCGTCGCGATGCTGTTCGCCGCACGCGTCCCGCTGTGGCAGTTGGGCGTATGGGGCGGCGCGGTCGCGCTGGTTGCGGTCGTCATTACGATCAAGCGGCTGCGCACCCGACATCTGGAGGCGGGATACGCCGCGCTGACGGAATTGCGCGACACCGCGCTGGAGGGGATTGCGCTCGCCGCCGTCTGGAGCGTGCCGCCGTTGCTGTTCGGGGCCACCGCCGATCCCGAAACCGCACTCGGCCTGTGGATGGTGCTGTCGGTGCTGATGACCGCCGCGGCGGTGGCGATGGCCTCGCTCGTGCTCGCCGCAGTCGCCTTCATCGGCGGCGTCGCGCTCGCCGTCACGGTCCCGCTCGTGCTGCACGAGGTCTATGTCCCGGCCGCCGCGACCTTGCTGTTCGCGACATTGCTGATCGTCGCCTGCGTGACGCGCGCGCGCGCGCTGGTCCTGCTGCGCGGGTCCGAACTGTCGCTGTCGGAGCGCGACGAAACCGTCAGCCTGCTGCTTGGCGAGTTCGAGGATCATGGCGCGGACTGGCTTTGGGAAACCGATGCGCAGCGCCGCATCGTCCGGGTCAACGCGCGTTTCGCCCATGCGCTGGGGGTGGAATCCGCCACGCTGGAGGGCCTGCCGCTGCTGCAGGCGCTCGCCGGGCCGGCGTGGGAGGCCGGCAATTTCGCGGCGGGGCTGCGCACGCTTGCCAACAAGCTGAAGAAACGGGAAAGTTTCCGCGACCTGGCGATGCCCGTCGCGGCGCGCGGCGAACAACGCTGGTGGGAACTCACGGCCTCCCCGCGGGTCGACGATCGCGGGGCGTTCGTCGGGTTCCGCGGGGTCGGTTCCGACGTCACCGAACAGCGCGCGTCGGCCGACAAGATCAACCGCATGGCCCGTTTCGATACGCTCACCGGCCTACCCAACCGGCTGCACGTCAACGAAGCGCTGGAACGCGCGATGGGCGAGGCCGGGAAATGGGGCTCGCGCTGCGCCTTCATGATGATCGATCTGGACCGGTTCAAGGCGGTCAACGACACGCTCGGCCACCCGATCGGGGACCGGCTGCTCGGTCGCGTATCGGAACGCCTCGCGCAACTCGTTACCGACAACGAACTGATCGGCCGGCTCGGCGGCGACGAATTTGCGGTCGTGGTGCGCGACGCGACCGACAGCCAACGGGTCGAAGGGCTGGCGCGCACCATCATCGAAAAGCTTTCGCAGCCCTATGAGATCGACCAGCATACGCTGTGGATCGGCGCGTCGCTCGGCATCGCGGTGTCGCCGCGCGACGGCCGCACCGCCGAGACCCTGGTTCGCTCGGCCGACCTGGCGCTCTATCGCTCGAAGGACGCGGGCGGCGGGGTGTTCCACGCCTACGAACAGCAACTCCACGCCGATGCGGAGGAACGCCGCGTGCTCGAAATCGCGCTGCGCAGCGCGCTCGAAAACGGCGAAATGCACCTCAATTATCAGCCCGTCGTCGATGCCGTCACCGGCGCGCTCGTCGGATTCGAGGCTTTGCTGCGCTGGACCAGCCCGCAGTTCGGATCGGTCAGCCCGGCGAAATTCGTGCCGCTGGCGGAGGAGGCACGGTTGATCGGGCCGATCGGCGAATGGGTCGTGCGCACCGCTTGCGAAGAGGCGGCGCGCTGGCCCGACGACATCCGCATCGCGGTGAACGTCTCGCCCGAACAGCTTCACAACCCCAATTTCGTGACCGTCGTGACACAGGCGCTGTCGTCCAACCGCCTGTCCGCCAGCCGCCTCGAGCTTGAGGTGAC contains:
- a CDS encoding fatty acyl-AMP ligase, which translates into the protein MTIDSPTTPTPTEDALPRRFADFATLGEALDYAAQGARGLNFHDARGALTRPYAFAELQRDAKAAAYRLIATGVQPEDRVALVAETSAEFAALFFGTIYAGAWPVPLPLPTSFGGKDSYIDQLRVQLSSCDPVMLIYPPELAEMAGTAAEIAGTKGVDWADLLARPAPEVALPQATGDDIAYLQYSSGSTRFPHGVAITHHALLNNLAAHSHGMELIDSDRCISWLPWYHDMGLVGCFLSPIANQVSTDYLKTEDFARRPLAWLDMISRNTGTSISYSPTFGYDICSRRMSSVTKASARFDLSRWRLAGNGADMIRPDVMQGFVDAFADAGFKASAFLPSYGLAEATLAVSIMPPGEGIRVELVEETQLSGVPAGQDRPQRYRAIVNCGKPVRDMTIQIREEDGTPLPERAIGKVWCTGPSVMVGYFRDETATDACLVDGWLDTGDMGYLSDGYIYIVGRAKDMIIVNGRNHWPQDIEWAVEQLPGFKQGDIAAFAITTPGGEETPAVLVQCRTSDDAERRRLHDEIRDRVRSVTGMNCVIELIPPRTLPRTSSGKLSRAKARNLYLSGDIKPYDIAA
- a CDS encoding bifunctional diguanylate cyclase/phosphodiesterase — protein: MTIAQTAVRHPAVPLGPLLGLREDDDPARWSRIRATQLYAGRQLALFMLAANVVGAAIVAMLFAARVPLWQLGVWGGAVALVAVVITIKRLRTRHLEAGYAALTELRDTALEGIALAAVWSVPPLLFGATADPETALGLWMVLSVLMTAAAVAMASLVLAAVAFIGGVALAVTVPLVLHEVYVPAAATLLFATLLIVACVTRARALVLLRGSELSLSERDETVSLLLGEFEDHGADWLWETDAQRRIVRVNARFAHALGVESATLEGLPLLQALAGPAWEAGNFAAGLRTLANKLKKRESFRDLAMPVAARGEQRWWELTASPRVDDRGAFVGFRGVGSDVTEQRASADKINRMARFDTLTGLPNRLHVNEALERAMGEAGKWGSRCAFMMIDLDRFKAVNDTLGHPIGDRLLGRVSERLAQLVTDNELIGRLGGDEFAVVVRDATDSQRVEGLARTIIEKLSQPYEIDQHTLWIGASLGIAVSPRDGRTAETLVRSADLALYRSKDAGGGVFHAYEQQLHADAEERRVLEIALRSALENGEMHLNYQPVVDAVTGALVGFEALLRWTSPQFGSVSPAKFVPLAEEARLIGPIGEWVVRTACEEAARWPDDIRIAVNVSPEQLHNPNFVTVVTQALSSNRLSASRLELEVTESVFMREGTGAVKVLERILDMGVRLSLDDFGTGYSSLGYLSRTRFSSIKIDRSFVTAASKGGREAKAIICAVVALARSLGMATIAEGVETETELAMIRELGCSKIQGYYFGRPLPVEEARGLAQQHRPDARAA